The window GATCGCCGCGGACGTGTTGGACCGGTGGCATGCGATCATCAGCGGCGTTCGCCCGTCCTCATCGATCGCATCCGGGCTTGCTCCCGCGGCCAGAAGGGCGCGGATCGCTGCATCGTTGCCGGCGATGGCAGCCACATGCAGCGGGGTGTTGAAGTCGCGAGGTTCGTGGGCGTTCGGGTCGGCGCCAGCAACCGCCGCGGCACCGAGTGCCGCTGAATCGTTGGAAGCCGCTGCCACAAACCATTGATTGGACTTTGGATCAACCGTGGCAGATCCGCCGCGAGCCCCCTGGTTGCAGCCGATCAGGGCCATCTGCACGGACGCGGCGAGGACGCAGGCAAGCGATGCTCTGGGATTCACGGGCTCCTCCTGGAAGTTCGGGTTGAACCGGCGCTTCACAGCCTACCAAGACCTCGCCCGGCGGCGTTTCGACATTCCACTGTAAGATGAACGGGATGGCGCCAGAAGCGACCCAGGCTGCTCCTTCCTCCGCTCCCAGGCTCCGGTGGGTCCTGATCGCCCCGACGTACAACCATGCCCGAACGCTTGGCGCGGTTCTAGCATCGCTCGGTCAGTATCGCCTTCCCATCATTGTCGTCAACGACGGCGCCACCGACGCGACCGAGGCTGTGCTCGAACAGTGGTTGGGAAGCCCGTCCGAACCGGCCAGAAGCGTGGTCACACACGCGACCAACCAGGGCAAAGCGGCCGCGCTGCGTTCCGGCTTTGCGGCGGCGATCCGGGCGGGGTATTCCCATGCCATCACGATCGATACCGACGGCCAGCACGCCGCGGCGGACCTTGCGCAACTCGTACGGCTCTCCGAAGGCGACCCCGGCGCCCTGGTCGTTGGCGCCCGACGGGGCAACGGCTCGGGCGCCCCCGTGGCCAGCCGCCTTGGTCGCGCCGTCTCGAACGCCCTTGTCTGGTATGAGAGCGGTATCTCAACCACAGACAGCCAGTCCGGCATGCGCGTGTATCCGCTTTCGCATCTTGGGACGCTGGCCAGCGATGCCGAGCGGTACGGGTTCGAGACCGAGGTGCTTGTGCGCGCGGGCTGGCATGGCATTCCGGTAATCGAATGCCCGATTCAGTGCATCTACCGCGTCCCGGGGGGACGCACCACTCACTTCCGACTCGTCCGGGACACGGTGTCGTCGGTCGTGATGCACGCACGCCTCATGATGCGGGCGCATGCTCCGGGACCTGATCGCGTTGGGCTGACCAAAGACTACCGCACCGGTACGGTCCTGCGGCGCCTCGGCCACTGGTTCAGCCCGCGGCGTCTGCGGCTGATGGCCCGGGGGGATGCGGCCTCTCGGGAACGACTCTCGGCATCCGTCGGTGTCGGACTGATGATGGCCGCGCTGCCCATCTACGGCCTGAAGACGGTGACCTGCCTGTGGCTCTCGCGCCGGTTCTGCCTCCACCCGCTCGCCGTGGTCAGCATCTCGAGCCTCTCCACCCCGCCGCTCGGACTGGTGTTTGTCGCGATCGCGCTCTGTGTCGGGGGGATCGCGTTGCACGGCCAGATCCCCGACCTCGCGGACCTGAATCTGCGGCAGGCGTCCCGGTGGTCGACCGTCAATGCCCTGCTGATCGAATGGCTCGTCGGCAGCGTTGCGGCGTCGGCGCTGCTCGGCCTGATCGGGTACTCACTGACCCGAGCCCTGCTTATGCGTCCTGCACACCGGCCGCCGGCGCTGATTGACCGCCCGAGCCACGAGGGCGCCTGATCACTCCCGGCGGCCGCGGCCCAGATCCGACCATGGGAAGCTCGTCCGGCGGCTGCGCGGCGAGGCAGAACGGTGCGCGTCTCGGCGAGAGTTCCGCGTATTGCTGCAACCACACGAACACCTCGAAGGCGAGGTGCCGCCACCGCAACGACCATGGCTGGCGAGGAAAGACCTGCCCGGCGAGAATTGAGATGATGGCGCCGGGAATCTGGAGCGGACCCGTCCCGTGAACAAACAGTTCGCGGAAGGAGTGCTTGTAGTAACTCCGGATGAGCCTCCAGAACGGCCTGGTGCCGCACTCGATGTGGCGTCGATACCGACGCTGCGCCGTGGCAGGCCTCATCACGCCGCGGAGCATCTCCGCGGACAGGTCCGCCGCGCACGATGCGCTCATCATCGCCAGCGTGACGCCGGTCGAGAATATCGGGTCGAGGAAGCACGCGGCATCTCCGAGCAAGAAGTACCCGGGCCCGCAGTAGGGCCGGCACCGGTAACTGAAGTCTGAGAGCACGGCGTTCTCATTGCTCCCGGTGGCGCCCCTCATGCGGTGTCGGACGACCGGGCATCTGGCGATCGCCCACTGCAGGAGTCGCGTTGGGGGAACACCCAGCGTGCGGACAAACGACGGGCGTGTCACAAACCCCACGCTCGTTGTTGACTCATTCAGGGCGATCAACCAGAACCACCCCTCGTCGCACATGAGAATGGCGGGGTGCCCGGCTCCCCGGTCTGGCAGCCGCTCCACACCATCAAAGTGCTGGAAATAGGCCACCTTCTGGAGCTCGGGGTCTTCAAAGTTGCGACGCAGGTTCAACTCGCGTCCCACCAGCGTGCTGGACCCGCTTGCATCAAGCAGAACTCGGCCCCGCACCGGCCCCGCCGCGCATTCCAGCTCGATGTCCCCTTCGGAGAGCCGCGAGATGCTCTTGACGGCGCACTGCTCAAGGACATCCGCGCCGGAATCCCGCGCCGTGTTCAAGAGCAACTCATCGAAGCACGACCGCTCGATGTTAAAGACGGGCACGCCGGGAAGCAGGCCATCGGTGAACGAGAATGTCCGCGTCGCCGGGTCGTTTCCGAAACCGAACTCGGCGCCGAACTTCGCCACGTGGGGGAGAGCTAGCACGGCCCGGTCGATGCCAAGCTCTCGCAGCAGGGGCATGGTCCGCGGCAGGATCGACTCCCCGATATGGAACCTCGGATGCCGGTCCTTCTCGAGCACGCAGACGCTGAACCCGGCGCGGGACAGGAGGATCGCGGCGGTTGAACCGGCAGGTCCGCCCCCGGCAATGACGACGTCGTATTCCCGCTTCATACACCCCTCCCAACGGGTGTTTCCGCCCCGCCGAGCCGCCGCTCCAAGCGTTCGAGCCCGACCGCCGATGCTGCCCCTGACCAGTCCGTGCACAACGAGGCCAACACCTCACCGGTCGAGCCGCCCACCAGCTCCCTGGCGATCCCCACGAACGGCGACACCGCGAACAGCTCGCCGAACACCTCGCTCCCCGATCCGCTGTCCTTCATGCCCGCCCGGCGCAGCCCAAGCTGCTCTGCCCGATCCACCCATGTGCCGCTTGCGGATCCGATCACCCGGCCCGGCACCGGCTTGAGCCGAGTGAGTACCGATGCCACCGCCCCTGCCGGCCCGCCGCCCCCCCCAGCCCGCGGCATGGCCCACCGGCTCCCAAGCACGGCCCCATACGCCATCGCCCCGCGTGCCGCGGCCGCGGTACTCGATTCGACCACGAACGCGACCCCGCCGAACGACCTGAAGAACCCCGGATGCCGCGCGTTCGACACACGTTCATCGCTCGCATGCAGCCCGTACTCCCTATAGGCATCATCGACAACGCCGCAGGGGGCCTCCGCGGCCACGACGAGGACTGTGTCGGCCGTGCCGTTTTGAACGCGGAGCGCCGCCAGAGCCAATGCATCGAGCCCGGCGGTGCGCGAGCCGATGATCGTCTGGCAGGCCCCCCGCACGCCCAGCGACACACTCAGGTGCGCGGCCGCAGCGTTGGGAACCCCCTCGGCAAAGAGCACAGGATTGGCGGCCATGACCCCCTGGGAGACAATCTCCGAGTAGTACTCGTAACAGAACGACGCCGACCCGTGCATCGAGCCCAGGATCGCATTCGCAGAGGCCAATCGCTCGCGGTCACCGCCCAGACCGGCGTCCCGGACGGCCATCGCGGCGGCCGCCAGCGAGAACTTGACGTATTGGCTGAGACGGCGTGCCCGACGCACGTTCAGGTACTCGGCCATCGCCTCGTCACTGATCCCCTGTCCGCGTTGCGCCCGAGAGTCCGGAGGCCGACAGCAGCAGTTCACGAACGCCGCGTGCCCCACCGCGCCAGGCAGAACAACACCCACGCCGGTGATGCACGCGCGTCGCCCCGCGGGCAGGCCGGATCCCGCACGCGCCGACTGCTTGCGGTGGCGCTCCGCCTGGGTCAGCACCACGCACGTGTTGGCGCCGCCGAACCCGAGCGAAGTGTTGAGGGTGCATGGCACAGGGCGATCCGCCGCGCCGCCGCTCGACACGTTCAGCCCAGGAAACTCGATCTCCTCCGCCCGTACGTTCGGGCACGCGGGAACCCGCTGATCCCGCAGTGCCATGCACGACATCACCAGCTCAACCGCTCCAGCGCCGCCAAGTGTGTGGCCAAGAAAGCTCTTGAACCCGACGACAGGCACCCGAGGAAGGTCTTCGCCGAGCAGCCGCGACAGGGCCCGGAACTCGGACTCGTCATTCTCGGGTGTTCCGGTCGCATGGGCGGCGATCAGCCCAAGGTCCGCCGCTTCGACCCCGGCGCCGCGGAGGGCCTGTTGCATTGCTGCGAGCGCTCCCTCCCCCTGCGGGTGCGGCTGCGTGAGGTGGTGCGAGTCGGCCGTCTCTCCCCAGCCCGCCAGGACCGCCCGCACGCGTGCTCCACGCTCGGCGGCCTCGCACGCCCGCTCGAGGATCACGATCCCGTACCCCTCGGCCACCTTCATCCCCTGGCGACCACGGCAGAAGGGCCGGAGAGGCCCCTCCGCGATCAGCCTGAGCGAGTTGAACCCCGCCCAGGCATACTCGCTGATCGCGTCGTACCCGCCCGCGACGACCACGTCTGCCTGACCAGATTCGAGGAGCGTTGCGGCCAGCGCCACCGCCCCGAGACTCGATGAGCAGGCGGAGCACGTTGTGAGGGCGCCGCCCTCAATACCCAGGCCATCGAGAGATATTCTTGCGGTCGCGCTTGCAAGAAATGAGCCAAGGTCCCTTGCCTTGCCCGACCGCAGGAAGCGGCCGCCCGCTCGCAGCCCGTGAAGCGTGGTGCCAAGGACGGCGCACCGGCGAGAAGCGGGCCCGATCGCGGCGGAGAGGCCCGCATCCGCAAGGGCGTGCTCGATCGTCCATCGAAGATAGCGGGCTTCGCGAGGGAGGCCCGGGCAATACGAGGAGGGCAGGTCCGCCGCCTGGCCCCCGAGGCTCCCCGGAGGAAGGGCCGACTCGATATCCGTCATCGGGGCCATCCCGCAGCGTCCGGCCAGCATCGCACGCCAGATCGACTCGGCATCACCCCCCAGCGACGCGGTCGCCGCCACACCGGTAATGGCGATCGGAACTCGCTCGGTTTGCTCGCACCGTTCAGGCACTCACCGCGTCCTCTTCAAAGGCCGCTCCAAGCACAAGCCACTGCGACGGGTATCGGGCGATCATCGTCTCAATCGACCTGGCCATCGCGACCAGCGACGGGTCCGTCGCACCCGGGCCTGGATCGCTCTGCCCCGGCTCGATCGCCGGACACAAGTGGACGGCGAACCGGCCCGATGCGAGCCGCACCGTAAACACAGGCACGATCGGGCTCCCGGTAATCCGCGCAAGGCGGATCGCGCCGGTTGGAAGGCGGAGATGGCCGTGGAGAAACGGGACCACCTCGAACCGCTGGCCGGGCATCGCCCGGTCCGCCTGCATCACGACGACGTCGCCGCCTAGCAGCGCATCGCGCAGGCCCATCCACGTCGACATCCCCTCATCAATCGGCGCCTCAAGCGCACCCAGGAGCCGCCGCAATCTCGCCCGCATGGCCTCGAATGGTCCGGATGCGTCCCGCTTGTACACCACGTGCACCCGCTGCTCGACACGCATGAGCGCCGCCAGTCCCACTTCAAACGAACCCATGTGAGCCGTGACGAGAACGACCCCTCGGCCATCACCCCGAAGTGCCCGGTAGGCCTCCTCGCCTTCGACTCGCTCGATTCGTCCCCGCAGCCGCTCGATCGGCTCGCGGTTTGCCTGGCCGACGTCCAGAATAAACTCGTAGAAACTGTCCAGCACCGCCCGAGTGAACGCCCGCCCCTCGGATGGACTCAGCGGCCTTCCAAAGATCCGTGTCGCGTTTCGACGGGTCTGCACCCGGACCCCGCGAGAAACGAGCGGAACAACTCGTGTTACCAGAGGCCGGATTGCCCTCAGTACACCCGGTGCCCTCACCGCGAGTCCAAAGAACGGCCCAAGCGCCTTCGGCGTGGTGGTAGGCGTTGCCCCGAGGGCTGCAGACTGCACCGAAATGTCCACCCGAGCCTGCATCAACGCGCAGTATACAGGGGCCCACTCCGAGCGATCGCCGGCGGATCGCGGTTCGGTATCATGATGAGGACATGGGATCGCTCTTCTACCGGTCGTGCAGGCTCTGCAGCCGGTTCATCGCGTGGCAGACGCTCCGGGAAGTCGTTCTTGATTCCGACCGCGCCGACCGAAAGGGCGGCTTCATCATTGCCTGCACGCACCTAAGCCATCTCGAACCGATACTCGTTTCAGCGACGATCGAGCGGCACATCCGCTGGATGGCACGCATCGAGTTTTATCGCCCCTGGTGGGGTGCCGCGGCGCTCAACCTTGGCGGCGCGTTCCCGGTCGACCGCTACGGATGCTCGCTCCCGGCCGTCCGCACGGCCGTCCGGCTCGCACAATCCGGGGAGTGCGTCGGCATCTTTCCGGAAGGTGGCGTAGCCAAGGGACGGCAGTCGATGCTCCGCGGCGCACCCTTCAAGCACGGGGTCTGCACCGTCGCCGTTGCCTCGCGTACACCGATTCTGCCGGTCATCGTGCTTGGCACGGACAGGCTCAATCAGGTGTCGCCCTGGCTGCCCTTCCGTCGAGGCCGGCTGTGGTATGCGTTCGGCCACGATGTCGCCCCGCCGCCACGCTCGGCCTCTCGCCGGGCCGATCGCGCCGAGATGGCCTCCCGGTTGGGAGCTGAGTTCATCCGGCTGTACCACGACCTCCTCGCCAGGACGGGGCTGACGGACGGCGACATTCCCTGACCACCGGATCCCCCCGATGAGTGACGCGTTCTATCGAGCCGTGCGGTTCCTGGGCTCCGCTCCGTTCTGGATCAGCGGTTCTCCCGTTGTCATTGGCGCGGAGCACATCCCCCTCAGTGGGCGGTGCATTCTCGCGGCTACGCACCAGAGCCCGTACGACGTGGCGCTGCTCATCCGGCACACCCCGCGGCTCCTGGACTTCGTGAGCATCGTCGAGGTCTTCCAGAATCCGTTTGTCGCCTGGTTCTACGGATCCTTGAACGCATTCCCGCTCGATCGCTCCCGGCCGGACGCCAAGACCGTCCGGATTATCCTGGAACGGCTCGAGCGAGACCGGGCGGTTGCGATGTTCCCGGAGGGTGCGTTCCGCAAGGGGGCCGAATCGGTGGTCTACACCCGGCGCATCCGCCAGGGTGTCGGCCGAGTTGCGAGGTTGACCGCCTCGCCGGTCGTCCCCTGCGTGATTGTTGATTCCCATCTCTACAGCCGTCCGGCAAGCTGGCTCCCGTTCCGTCTCACACGATACGGGCTGATCTACGGCGACCCGATCGACCCGGCGCTCGACCCGGACGACATCGAATCGCGACTGGTCGATGCGTTTGTCGCCCTGCACGCCCGGCTCAACTCGCACATGGTTCACTCCGCCCGCGCACGCCGGCCCGCGGAGCACGGCGGATCAGGATCGGCATCAACAGCAGCAGGGAGCCAACGCCGGACGCCATGATCCCCACGGCGGAGACGAGCCCGAGGGACTGTATGGCCGGCGTGTGCGAGATGCACAGCGAGCCGAACGCCGTCGCGGTCGTGCCTACCGAGAGCGAGATGGCATGAACCGTGGGTCGCAGGTGCGGCCGCAGTTCGGCGCGCGTCGCGCCGTCCGAACGGAAGACCGACACAAGAAACACACCGGCATCAACCGCGATCCCTCCGAGCAGCGGGATGGCAACCGTATTGATGGGATTGAAGAGCTGCCGCGTCGCGACGATGAACGCAACGGTGGCGACCGCCGCAAACGCCAGCGGAAGAAGCGCCAGCAGCACATCGACAGCGCGACGGAAGACAATCATCAGCCAGAGCAGCACGAGCCCGAACGAGATTGCTATTGCTCGCGGGAGCCCGACCCTGGCGGCCGCGTCCAGCTCCTCGGACACGGCGTCGATCCCCGCAACTGTGACCTCCCCGCCACGAACACCCGACGCCGCCTTCCTGAGCGCCGCGATGGTGTGCCGCCGCTGCTCGCGGTCGTGCAGCGGCTCCGCAAGCCGCACAACGAGCATGGTGCTCGTCGGTTGACCTCCGCCAACCAGGCTCGCGGCCGGAAAGACCCGCTCCGCCACCGAGCGATACCGCATGACGTCGGCCACGGTCGGCACACGCCGCGACCCCAGGATCTCAGCAAGCACCCCTCTGTAGCCGGCGTAGGCCTTCGGTTCGAACTGACTCTCTGCAATCGCTGCATCAAACGCCTCGATGACCCTGCTCGGATCGAGCCGGTCGAGCATCCGCAGCCTGCCCGCGGTCTGCCTCGGATCAGGCAGAAGCGTGCCCAACCCCAGAACGGCAGTCACCCCTGCCTCGCGGCACGCCGGCGAGGTCAGCGCGCGGGCAGCATCGTGCGCAACGCCGACCAGCTGGTCCGCCGCCGCCGCCCGCACCTCGATCGGGACCAGAGCCCCCTGCCTCGAGAACCGCCGCATGACCTC of the Phycisphaeraceae bacterium genome contains:
- a CDS encoding beta-ketoacyl-[acyl-carrier-protein] synthase family protein, whose protein sequence is MPERCEQTERVPIAITGVAATASLGGDAESIWRAMLAGRCGMAPMTDIESALPPGSLGGQAADLPSSYCPGLPREARYLRWTIEHALADAGLSAAIGPASRRCAVLGTTLHGLRAGGRFLRSGKARDLGSFLASATARISLDGLGIEGGALTTCSACSSSLGAVALAATLLESGQADVVVAGGYDAISEYAWAGFNSLRLIAEGPLRPFCRGRQGMKVAEGYGIVILERACEAAERGARVRAVLAGWGETADSHHLTQPHPQGEGALAAMQQALRGAGVEAADLGLIAAHATGTPENDESEFRALSRLLGEDLPRVPVVGFKSFLGHTLGGAGAVELVMSCMALRDQRVPACPNVRAEEIEFPGLNVSSGGAADRPVPCTLNTSLGFGGANTCVVLTQAERHRKQSARAGSGLPAGRRACITGVGVVLPGAVGHAAFVNCCCRPPDSRAQRGQGISDEAMAEYLNVRRARRLSQYVKFSLAAAAMAVRDAGLGGDRERLASANAILGSMHGSASFCYEYYSEIVSQGVMAANPVLFAEGVPNAAAAHLSVSLGVRGACQTIIGSRTAGLDALALAALRVQNGTADTVLVVAAEAPCGVVDDAYREYGLHASDERVSNARHPGFFRSFGGVAFVVESSTAAAARGAMAYGAVLGSRWAMPRAGGGGGPAGAVASVLTRLKPVPGRVIGSASGTWVDRAEQLGLRRAGMKDSGSGSEVFGELFAVSPFVGIARELVGGSTGEVLASLCTDWSGAASAVGLERLERRLGGAETPVGRGV
- a CDS encoding lysophospholipid acyltransferase family protein — protein: MQARVDISVQSAALGATPTTTPKALGPFFGLAVRAPGVLRAIRPLVTRVVPLVSRGVRVQTRRNATRIFGRPLSPSEGRAFTRAVLDSFYEFILDVGQANREPIERLRGRIERVEGEEAYRALRGDGRGVVLVTAHMGSFEVGLAALMRVEQRVHVVYKRDASGPFEAMRARLRRLLGALEAPIDEGMSTWMGLRDALLGGDVVVMQADRAMPGQRFEVVPFLHGHLRLPTGAIRLARITGSPIVPVFTVRLASGRFAVHLCPAIEPGQSDPGPGATDPSLVAMARSIETMIARYPSQWLVLGAAFEEDAVSA
- a CDS encoding ankyrin repeat domain-containing protein, coding for MNPRASLACVLAASVQMALIGCNQGARGGSATVDPKSNQWFVAAASNDSAALGAAAVAGADPNAHEPRDFNTPLHVAAIAGNDAAIRALLAAGASPDAIDEDGRTPLMIACHRSNTSAAILLVDAPTDQQVRDRQMQTALMFAAKNGELDVVVAMIARNAPLNAQRADGWTALHLAAREGHVEVARALKNAGASTTIVDKRGRSARDVAVSARRPEVAAVLVGP
- a CDS encoding DUF2062 domain-containing protein — encoded protein: MNGMAPEATQAAPSSAPRLRWVLIAPTYNHARTLGAVLASLGQYRLPIIVVNDGATDATEAVLEQWLGSPSEPARSVVTHATNQGKAAALRSGFAAAIRAGYSHAITIDTDGQHAAADLAQLVRLSEGDPGALVVGARRGNGSGAPVASRLGRAVSNALVWYESGISTTDSQSGMRVYPLSHLGTLASDAERYGFETEVLVRAGWHGIPVIECPIQCIYRVPGGRTTHFRLVRDTVSSVVMHARLMMRAHAPGPDRVGLTKDYRTGTVLRRLGHWFSPRRLRLMARGDAASRERLSASVGVGLMMAALPIYGLKTVTCLWLSRRFCLHPLAVVSISSLSTPPLGLVFVAIALCVGGIALHGQIPDLADLNLRQASRWSTVNALLIEWLVGSVAASALLGLIGYSLTRALLMRPAHRPPALIDRPSHEGA
- a CDS encoding tryptophan 7-halogenase; this translates as MKREYDVVIAGGGPAGSTAAILLSRAGFSVCVLEKDRHPRFHIGESILPRTMPLLRELGIDRAVLALPHVAKFGAEFGFGNDPATRTFSFTDGLLPGVPVFNIERSCFDELLLNTARDSGADVLEQCAVKSISRLSEGDIELECAAGPVRGRVLLDASGSSTLVGRELNLRRNFEDPELQKVAYFQHFDGVERLPDRGAGHPAILMCDEGWFWLIALNESTTSVGFVTRPSFVRTLGVPPTRLLQWAIARCPVVRHRMRGATGSNENAVLSDFSYRCRPYCGPGYFLLGDAACFLDPIFSTGVTLAMMSASCAADLSAEMLRGVMRPATAQRRYRRHIECGTRPFWRLIRSYYKHSFRELFVHGTGPLQIPGAIISILAGQVFPRQPWSLRWRHLAFEVFVWLQQYAELSPRRAPFCLAAQPPDELPMVGSGPRPPGVIRRPRGSGGQSAPAAGVQDA
- a CDS encoding 1-acyl-sn-glycerol-3-phosphate acyltransferase yields the protein MGSLFYRSCRLCSRFIAWQTLREVVLDSDRADRKGGFIIACTHLSHLEPILVSATIERHIRWMARIEFYRPWWGAAALNLGGAFPVDRYGCSLPAVRTAVRLAQSGECVGIFPEGGVAKGRQSMLRGAPFKHGVCTVAVASRTPILPVIVLGTDRLNQVSPWLPFRRGRLWYAFGHDVAPPPRSASRRADRAEMASRLGAEFIRLYHDLLARTGLTDGDIP
- a CDS encoding 1-acyl-sn-glycerol-3-phosphate acyltransferase, yielding MSDAFYRAVRFLGSAPFWISGSPVVIGAEHIPLSGRCILAATHQSPYDVALLIRHTPRLLDFVSIVEVFQNPFVAWFYGSLNAFPLDRSRPDAKTVRIILERLERDRAVAMFPEGAFRKGAESVVYTRRIRQGVGRVARLTASPVVPCVIVDSHLYSRPASWLPFRLTRYGLIYGDPIDPALDPDDIESRLVDAFVALHARLNSHMVHSARARRPAEHGGSGSASTAAGSQRRTP